In Sinorhizobium arboris LMG 14919, a genomic segment contains:
- a CDS encoding ABC transporter ATP-binding protein produces MSETRLAVNDVSVEFTGLRALDHVSLSVATGEVVGLIGPNGSGKTTLINAITGQVKLATGSITAGDTTLSGLSPREIALAGVSRSFQIVRIFNSMTVWENVEAAALAKGASRTVSAERAKGLLAELGLTAKADELGASLSYGDKRRVEIARALAAEPRFLLLDEPAAGMNDAETETLLHTLAELPGKRGLGLLIIDHDMGLIMRLCHRLHVLASGRTIAEGDATHVRSHPAVIEAYLGKGATHA; encoded by the coding sequence ATGTCTGAAACGCGTCTCGCGGTAAACGACGTGTCGGTGGAATTCACCGGCCTGCGCGCACTCGACCATGTCTCGCTCTCGGTCGCCACCGGCGAAGTCGTCGGCCTCATCGGGCCGAACGGTTCCGGCAAGACGACGCTCATCAATGCCATTACCGGTCAGGTGAAGCTGGCGACCGGCTCGATCACCGCCGGCGACACCACTCTGTCGGGTCTCTCGCCGCGTGAGATCGCGCTTGCGGGCGTCAGCCGCTCCTTCCAGATCGTGCGCATTTTCAACTCCATGACGGTTTGGGAAAATGTCGAGGCGGCCGCGCTGGCAAAGGGCGCCTCCCGCACTGTGTCGGCTGAACGGGCGAAAGGCCTGCTGGCCGAACTCGGCCTGACGGCGAAGGCGGACGAGCTTGGCGCAAGCCTCAGCTACGGCGACAAGCGCCGCGTGGAAATCGCCCGGGCGCTCGCCGCCGAACCGCGGTTCCTGCTGCTCGACGAGCCTGCGGCCGGCATGAACGATGCCGAGACGGAGACCCTGTTGCACACGCTCGCCGAATTGCCCGGCAAACGCGGCCTCGGCCTCCTCATCATCGACCACGATATGGGCCTCATCATGCGCCTCTGCCACAGGCTGCATGTGCTCGCTTCGGGCCGCACGATCGCGGAGGGTGACGCCACTCATGTCCGCAGCCACCCGGCCGTCATCGAGGCCTATCTCGGCAAGGGGGCGACCCATGCTTGA
- a CDS encoding ABC transporter ATP-binding protein, whose translation MLDISDLSVSYGAIRAVRSISFTLRKGELVSLLGANGAGKSSTIRCIAGALKASGGTITLEGKDITAANPEQVVRAGLATVPETRDVFPDLTVAENLMLGAYIHRRDQAGNRDNLDKLNTLFPRLAERSKQAAGTLSGGEQQMLVIARALMARPSVLLLDEPSLGLAPAIVERIFEMIETLKKSGLTILLVEQNVNQALAVADRAFVMRLGAIVASGTAEEIRSTSDLSAHYLGG comes from the coding sequence ATGCTTGACATCAGCGACCTTTCCGTCAGCTACGGTGCGATCCGCGCTGTGCGCAGCATCAGCTTCACGCTTCGAAAGGGCGAGCTGGTGAGCCTGCTCGGCGCCAATGGTGCGGGCAAATCCTCGACCATCAGGTGCATCGCCGGCGCGCTGAAAGCCTCCGGCGGCACGATTACGCTCGAAGGCAAGGACATCACCGCGGCGAACCCCGAACAGGTCGTGCGCGCGGGCCTTGCCACCGTGCCGGAAACCCGCGACGTGTTCCCGGACCTGACGGTCGCCGAAAACCTGATGCTCGGCGCCTATATCCACCGCCGCGACCAAGCCGGCAACCGCGACAACCTCGACAAGCTGAACACGCTCTTCCCGCGCCTCGCCGAGCGCTCGAAACAGGCGGCCGGCACGCTCTCCGGCGGCGAGCAACAGATGCTCGTCATCGCCCGCGCGCTGATGGCGCGGCCAAGCGTGCTTCTTCTCGACGAACCCTCGCTCGGCCTTGCGCCGGCCATCGTCGAACGCATCTTCGAGATGATCGAGACGCTGAAGAAATCCGGCCTGACCATCCTGCTCGTCGAGCAGAACGTGAACCAGGCGCTCGCCGTCGCCGACCGCGCCTTCGTCATGCGCCTCGGCGCCATCGTCGCATCGGGCACGGCCGAGGAGATCCGCTCGACCAGCGACCTCAGCGCGCATTATCTGGGAGGCTGA
- a CDS encoding branched-chain amino acid ABC transporter permease: MAFAIQFVIDVLSLGGAYALMALGLVIIYGILRLVNFAYGELIMVAGYTMFLASGSGLPWIVMAVLAVGMAILFGIITDYAAFRPVRAKSVTAVLITSFAFSNLLQNAALLFISPRPRNVPLPDIFSQTVSIGGAITPVRNLITIAASIVLLAGVAFLMRRTTLGIAMRAAATNFTMARMLGVPANLVISSAFALSGFLAGVVGILWIGRIGTVVPGVGLEPLLVAFIATVIGGMRSLPGAVVGGFLLALIDTTLNYTLSQDLLKFRDAFTFSLVILILLWRPEGLIRGPASGQRT; encoded by the coding sequence ATGGCTTTCGCGATCCAGTTCGTCATCGACGTGTTGAGCCTCGGCGGCGCCTATGCCCTGATGGCGCTTGGCCTCGTCATCATCTACGGCATCCTGCGCCTCGTGAACTTCGCCTACGGCGAACTCATCATGGTGGCCGGCTATACGATGTTCCTCGCCAGCGGCTCCGGGCTGCCCTGGATCGTCATGGCAGTGCTCGCCGTCGGCATGGCGATCCTCTTCGGCATCATCACCGACTATGCCGCCTTCCGTCCGGTGCGCGCCAAGTCGGTGACGGCGGTGCTGATCACCTCCTTCGCCTTCTCCAACCTGCTGCAGAACGCGGCACTGCTCTTCATCTCGCCGCGACCGCGCAACGTGCCGCTGCCGGATATCTTCTCGCAGACAGTCTCGATCGGCGGTGCCATCACCCCCGTCCGCAACCTCATCACTATCGCCGCTTCGATCGTGCTGCTCGCCGGCGTCGCCTTCCTGATGCGCAGGACGACCCTCGGCATAGCTATGCGCGCAGCGGCGACGAACTTTACCATGGCGCGCATGCTGGGCGTGCCGGCGAACCTCGTCATCTCGTCCGCCTTCGCGCTTTCAGGTTTCCTGGCCGGCGTCGTCGGCATTCTCTGGATCGGCCGCATCGGCACGGTCGTTCCGGGCGTCGGCCTGGAACCGCTGCTCGTCGCCTTCATCGCCACGGTCATCGGCGGCATGCGGAGCCTGCCCGGTGCCGTCGTCGGCGGCTTCCTGCTTGCGCTCATCGACACCACGCTCAACTACACCCTGTCGCAGGACCTGCTGAAATTCCGCGACGCTTTCACCTTCAGCCTCGTCATCCTGATCCTGCTTTGGCGCCCGGAAGGGCTCATCAGGGGTCCGGCGAGCGGGCAGCGGACCTGA
- a CDS encoding branched-chain amino acid ABC transporter permease, with product MKHSFLTALILIAVIAIIAVGSQLLGIRLYDRIATNLLISLVLVVGLQTFMGNSGLLSFAHIGFMGLGAYTSAVLTIPTQMKGMALPDLYEFMKVVEVSPLLAMVAAGMLAAVVAAVVAYPLMRLSDAAAVITSFALLVVLYTVMNNWSAFTNGPRTLFGLPKTTDMPVAAIVASIVVLVALAFKESRTGKLLRASREDEIAAAALGADIPHLRWRAFILAAFIAGIGGALWGHFITSFAPKAFYLKETFLIITMLVIGGASTVTGAVAGTILITFAYEGLRGTEGALNATAFGAGQVVGLTEIVLALAMIAVMIVKPGGLFPNREIGHILTRARRKKETVA from the coding sequence ATGAAACATTCCTTTCTCACCGCCCTCATCCTCATCGCCGTCATCGCCATCATTGCCGTCGGCAGTCAGCTCCTCGGCATCCGCCTTTATGACCGTATCGCCACCAACCTGCTGATCTCGCTCGTCCTGGTCGTCGGACTGCAGACCTTCATGGGCAATTCCGGTCTGCTCTCCTTCGCCCACATCGGCTTCATGGGCCTCGGCGCCTATACGTCCGCGGTGCTCACCATTCCGACTCAGATGAAGGGCATGGCGCTGCCGGACCTCTACGAATTCATGAAGGTCGTGGAAGTTTCGCCGCTCCTCGCCATGGTCGCAGCGGGCATGCTGGCCGCCGTCGTCGCAGCCGTCGTCGCCTATCCGCTGATGCGGCTTTCGGATGCGGCGGCGGTGATCACCTCCTTCGCGCTGCTTGTCGTGCTCTACACGGTCATGAACAACTGGAGCGCCTTTACCAACGGCCCGCGCACGCTCTTCGGCCTGCCGAAGACGACGGACATGCCGGTGGCCGCCATCGTCGCGTCCATCGTCGTCCTCGTAGCGCTTGCTTTCAAGGAATCGCGTACCGGCAAGCTGCTGCGCGCCTCGCGGGAGGACGAGATCGCCGCAGCGGCGCTCGGTGCCGACATTCCGCACCTGCGCTGGCGTGCCTTCATCCTCGCTGCATTCATCGCCGGCATCGGCGGAGCACTGTGGGGACACTTCATCACCTCCTTTGCGCCGAAAGCCTTCTATCTCAAGGAGACGTTTCTCATCATCACCATGCTGGTGATCGGCGGCGCCAGCACGGTGACCGGCGCCGTGGCCGGCACGATCCTTATCACCTTCGCCTACGAGGGGCTGCGCGGCACGGAAGGCGCGCTCAACGCCACCGCCTTCGGCGCCGGTCAGGTCGTCGGCCTCACGGAAATCGTCCTCGCGCTCGCCATGATCGCCGTGATGATCGTCAAGCCGGGCGGTCTCTTCCCGAACCGCGAGATAGGTCACATCCTCACCCGCGCCCGACGCAAGAAGGAGACAGTTGCATGA
- a CDS encoding cysteine hydrolase family protein, with protein MSWKTAYRSFYYAGAEEPDDIVLDPETTALLVIDIQNTYLDPKDTPEETARWQPFYERMRETVIPNTARLIDECRKRKVEVIFARIACLKADGRDRSLSQKKPGFNYLLLPKELPEGQVVPELEPRSDEIVVTKTTDSALTGTNLRLILHNMGIKDVICCGIFTDQCVSSTVRSLADESFGVVVVDDCGAAATDDLHRRELEIINMIYCHVVSLEELLTFFR; from the coding sequence ATGAGCTGGAAGACCGCCTACCGATCTTTCTACTATGCCGGTGCCGAGGAGCCGGACGACATCGTGCTCGATCCGGAGACGACGGCGCTGCTGGTCATCGACATTCAGAACACCTATCTCGATCCGAAGGATACGCCTGAGGAAACCGCCCGCTGGCAACCTTTCTACGAGCGCATGCGCGAGACGGTGATCCCGAACACGGCGCGGCTGATCGACGAATGCCGCAAACGCAAGGTGGAGGTTATCTTCGCCCGCATCGCCTGCCTCAAGGCGGACGGTCGCGACCGGTCGCTGAGCCAGAAGAAGCCTGGCTTCAACTACCTGCTTCTGCCGAAGGAGCTGCCGGAGGGCCAGGTCGTTCCGGAACTCGAACCGCGTAGCGACGAGATCGTCGTCACCAAGACGACAGACAGCGCGCTGACCGGTACGAACCTTCGCCTCATCCTTCACAATATGGGCATCAAGGATGTCATCTGCTGTGGCATCTTCACCGACCAGTGCGTCTCTTCGACGGTGCGCAGCCTTGCGGACGAAAGTTTCGGCGTGGTCGTCGTCGACGATTGCGGAGCCGCGGCGACGGACGATCTGCACCGGCGCGAACTGGAGATCATCAACATGATCTACTGCCATGTCGTCTCGCTCGAAGAGCTTCTCACCTTTTTCAGATAG
- a CDS encoding aspartate aminotransferase family protein has protein sequence MPGLYARESRSVSKMAHLRFFPQAVVGGSGAYLTTDDGRRLLDFSASWGAASLGHSHPAIRDAVGRALSDQAGASYLSSANEACVLLAEKLLSLVPERARGRVWFGHSGSDANETVARMVVAATGRPRILAFNGAYHGGTIGSMGISGHPAQQGGRAEGLTLVPYPNCYAAGSPEVARDAALAHLERLFATGVPPEEVAAFFIEPIQSDGGMLVPPDGFFKAVEALCRRHGILIVSDEVKVGLGRSGRFNAFEHSGIEPDIVVFGKGLGGGLPISAVVGPETIMNHSVAFSLQTVHGNPVCAAAALAVLQTIERDHLIENAERSGKLLRESLERLAARHALIGDVRGRGLALGVELVADLASREPASRQAALTVYRAFQLGLVLYYVGVRSNVLELTPPLTLTQAEAEAGVAMLDRALTDVAAGRVDDDLLGDFAGW, from the coding sequence GTGCCCGGTCTCTACGCCCGCGAAAGCCGCTCGGTTTCCAAAATGGCGCACCTGCGGTTTTTTCCCCAGGCGGTCGTCGGCGGCAGCGGCGCCTATCTGACCACCGACGACGGGCGGCGGCTCCTCGATTTCTCCGCCTCCTGGGGCGCGGCGAGCCTCGGCCATTCCCATCCGGCGATCCGTGATGCGGTGGGCCGCGCGCTCTCCGATCAGGCGGGCGCGAGCTATCTTTCGTCGGCCAACGAGGCTTGCGTGCTGCTCGCCGAAAAGCTGCTTTCGCTCGTGCCGGAGCGCGCCCGCGGCCGTGTATGGTTCGGCCATTCCGGCTCCGACGCCAATGAGACGGTCGCCCGCATGGTCGTCGCGGCCACCGGCCGGCCGCGCATCCTTGCGTTCAACGGTGCCTATCACGGCGGCACCATCGGTTCCATGGGCATTTCCGGCCATCCGGCACAACAGGGCGGCCGGGCAGAGGGCCTGACGCTCGTGCCCTACCCGAACTGCTATGCCGCCGGCAGCCCCGAGGTTGCAAGGGACGCCGCGCTCGCCCATCTCGAACGGCTCTTCGCGACCGGAGTGCCGCCGGAAGAGGTCGCAGCCTTCTTCATCGAGCCGATCCAGTCGGACGGCGGCATGCTTGTGCCGCCGGACGGATTCTTCAAAGCGGTGGAAGCGCTCTGCCGCAGGCACGGCATCCTGATCGTATCGGACGAAGTGAAGGTGGGACTCGGCCGCAGCGGCCGCTTCAACGCCTTCGAGCATTCCGGTATCGAGCCCGACATCGTCGTCTTCGGCAAGGGTCTTGGCGGCGGCCTGCCGATATCCGCAGTGGTCGGCCCGGAAACCATCATGAACCACAGCGTTGCCTTCTCACTGCAAACCGTGCACGGCAATCCGGTCTGCGCGGCCGCCGCGCTGGCCGTATTGCAGACCATAGAGCGCGACCACCTCATCGAGAATGCGGAAAGAAGCGGCAAGCTGCTGCGCGAGTCGCTTGAACGCCTTGCTGCCCGCCATGCGCTGATCGGCGATGTGCGCGGCCGCGGCCTCGCCCTTGGCGTCGAACTCGTGGCCGATCTCGCCAGCCGCGAACCGGCTTCGCGTCAGGCGGCACTCACCGTCTACCGGGCCTTCCAATTGGGCCTCGTACTCTATTACGTCGGCGTGCGCTCCAACGTACTCGAACTCACGCCGCCGCTGACATTGACACAGGCGGAGGCCGAAGCGGGTGTCGCCATGCTCGACCGGGCGCTCACCGATGTCGCGGCCGGGCGAGTCGACGATGACTTGCTTGGAGATTTCGCGGGCTGGTAA